One genomic region from Spiroplasma endosymbiont of Polydrusus cervinus encodes:
- a CDS encoding rod shape-determining protein: MVLFNSAKKPAFVSMDLGTANTLVYVSGSGIVYNEPSIVAYRIKENRIIAVGAEAYKMIGKGNKSIRIVRPMVDGVITDIRATEAQLRYIFTKLRITKQLKHSIMLLACPSVITELEKAALKKIAMNLGASKVFVEEEVKMAALGGGIDIYKPAGNLVIDMGGGTTDIAVMASGDIVLSKSVKVAGNYLNDEAQKFIRSQYGLEIGSKTSEQIKIEIGSLSKYPDERRMKVYGRDVVSGLPREIEVTPEEIREVLKVPVSRIIDLTVQVLEETPPELAGDIFRNGIIFCGGGALIKGIDRYFTDTLQLPSKIGEQPLLAVINGTKKFESDIFDILRLESMHVKELNY, translated from the coding sequence ATGGTTTTATTTAATAGTGCAAAAAAACCGGCTTTCGTTTCAATGGATTTAGGAACTGCTAATACATTAGTATATGTTTCAGGTTCAGGAATCGTTTACAATGAACCCTCAATTGTCGCTTACAGAATTAAAGAAAACAGAATTATTGCTGTAGGAGCCGAAGCTTACAAAATGATCGGAAAAGGAAATAAGTCAATTCGTATTGTTAGACCAATGGTCGATGGAGTTATTACAGATATTCGTGCTACTGAAGCGCAATTAAGATATATCTTTACAAAACTACGTATTACAAAACAATTAAAACATTCAATTATGTTATTGGCTTGTCCATCAGTAATTACTGAATTAGAAAAAGCTGCTTTGAAAAAAATTGCAATGAACTTAGGAGCATCTAAAGTTTTCGTTGAAGAAGAAGTTAAAATGGCTGCTTTAGGTGGTGGGATTGATATTTACAAACCTGCTGGAAACCTAGTTATCGATATGGGGGGAGGAACAACAGATATTGCTGTTATGGCCTCAGGAGATATCGTATTATCAAAATCAGTTAAAGTTGCTGGAAACTACTTAAATGATGAAGCACAAAAATTCATTCGTTCACAATATGGTCTAGAAATTGGATCAAAAACTTCAGAACAAATTAAAATCGAAATTGGGTCATTATCAAAATACCCTGACGAAAGAAGAATGAAAGTTTACGGACGTGATGTTGTGTCAGGATTACCAAGAGAAATTGAAGTAACACCTGAAGAAATTAGAGAAGTATTAAAAGTACCAGTGTCAAGAATTATTGACTTGACAGTTCAAGTGTTAGAAGAAACACCACCAGAATTAGCTGGTGACATCTTCAGAAATGGAATTATATTCTGTGGTGGGGGAGCCTTAATTAAAGGAATTGACCGTTACTTTACAGATACATTACAATTACCATCAAAAATTGGAGAACAGCCATTATTAGCTGTTATTAATGGAACTAAAAAATTCGAATCAGACATCTTTGATATCTTAAGATTAGAATCAATGCATGTTAAAGAATTAAATTACTAG
- the rpmE gene encoding 50S ribosomal protein L31: MAREGIHTKYFDTKIMCTTCGTDYTSGSTKGEELKVDTCSSCHPFYTGSKQFANAAGRVERFKSKFNKKEELVKQTEKASRVQKELNKKTVKPKSDNQKAE; this comes from the coding sequence ATGGCAAGAGAAGGAATCCATACAAAATATTTTGATACTAAAATCATGTGTACAACTTGTGGAACAGATTACACAAGTGGTTCTACTAAAGGAGAAGAATTAAAAGTTGATACGTGTTCTTCATGCCATCCCTTCTATACCGGTAGTAAACAGTTTGCTAATGCAGCTGGCCGTGTTGAAAGATTTAAATCTAAATTTAATAAAAAAGAAGAGTTAGTAAAACAAACAGAAAAAGCATCAAGAGTACAAAAAGAACTTAACAAAAAAACAGTGAAACCAAAATCTGATAATCAAAAAGCAGAATAA
- the yihA gene encoding ribosome biogenesis GTP-binding protein YihA/YsxC has product MFKFKNANYITSAVNKAGWINDDLLEIAFLGKSNVGKSSFLNMLINHRQLAKVSQTPGKTRMLNFFAINNNQFRIVDAPGYGFARVNDQHKTSFAKMMEEYLTQRNNLKFVCLLVDLRHPPTQDDYEMYQYLKHFNILTVLIGTKLDKVKKNDIQKQEKIIKAKLNFADSDYFIKTSSRNKISRNECWTLFTKLLNFNE; this is encoded by the coding sequence ATGTTTAAGTTTAAGAATGCAAATTATATTACCTCAGCGGTTAATAAGGCGGGTTGAATTAATGATGATTTATTGGAAATTGCTTTTTTAGGGAAAAGTAATGTTGGTAAATCAAGTTTTTTAAATATGTTAATAAATCACCGTCAATTAGCAAAAGTTTCGCAAACGCCTGGAAAGACAAGAATGTTAAATTTTTTTGCAATTAATAATAATCAATTTCGCATTGTTGATGCTCCGGGCTATGGTTTTGCAAGAGTGAATGATCAACATAAGACTAGTTTTGCCAAAATGATGGAGGAATATTTAACACAACGTAATAATTTAAAATTTGTTTGTCTATTAGTTGACTTACGGCACCCACCAACACAAGATGATTATGAAATGTATCAGTATTTAAAACATTTTAATATTTTAACAGTTTTAATTGGAACAAAACTTGATAAGGTAAAAAAGAATGATATTCAAAAACAAGAAAAAATTATTAAAGCGAAATTAAATTTTGCTGATAGTGATTATTTTATTAAAACATCAAGTCGGAATAAAATTTCCCGCAATGAATGTTGAACATTATTTACAAAATTATTAAATTTTAATGAATAA
- a CDS encoding TatD family hydrolase → MQGIFDTHCHLMSHEYENEETSAIIADAKISGVYWLNNVGYDLDSSQAAVRHALQYDNVFTTIGFHPTDVAKYGVSDLEKLDQLLNSDKVIAVGEVGLDYFHKTVSSDLQKHWFIKQIELAKEHKLPLAIHCRDAYDDCYEILKEQKITQGLMHCYSGSMEMAQKFLDLGFYLSFAGNITFKNAEQLREVVKMVPLNKILVETDAPYLTPDPYRGKKNYPKFIMYTVKKLAELKNIPVEEMIRITNKNARKLFKLD, encoded by the coding sequence ATGCAAGGAATCTTTGATACACATTGTCATTTAATGTCCCATGAATATGAAAATGAAGAAACATCAGCAATAATTGCTGACGCTAAAATTAGTGGCGTATATTGACTTAATAACGTTGGATATGATTTAGATTCTAGTCAAGCAGCAGTACGTCATGCCCTGCAGTATGACAATGTTTTTACAACAATTGGTTTTCATCCAACTGATGTTGCTAAATATGGTGTTTCAGATTTAGAAAAATTAGATCAGTTATTAAATAGTGATAAAGTAATTGCGGTTGGCGAAGTTGGTTTAGATTATTTTCATAAAACTGTTTCTTCAGATTTGCAAAAGCATTGATTTATTAAACAAATTGAATTAGCGAAAGAACATAAGCTTCCGCTTGCAATTCATTGCCGTGATGCATACGATGATTGTTATGAAATATTAAAAGAACAAAAAATAACACAAGGTTTAATGCATTGTTATAGTGGATCAATGGAAATGGCACAAAAATTTTTAGATTTAGGATTTTATCTTTCATTTGCTGGTAATATTACTTTTAAAAATGCCGAGCAATTACGGGAAGTTGTAAAAATGGTTCCATTAAATAAAATTTTAGTGGAAACTGATGCACCATATTTAACCCCCGATCCATACCGCGGGAAAAAGAATTATCCTAAATTTATTATGTATACAGTTAAAAAGTTGGCAGAATTAAAGAATATTCCAGTTGAGGAAATGATCCGTATTACTAATAAAAATGCTCGAAAACTATTTAAACTTGATTAA
- the mnmE gene encoding tRNA uridine-5-carboxymethylaminomethyl(34) synthesis GTPase MnmE: protein MFEDTIIAPATAMVKQAIAIIRMSGSDSYKIINKIFSKKVTPHGNQVCYGYLKDGNEIIDQVILVCFEKPNSFTGEDIIEINCHGGVLVTNNIIKLLLKNGARLANRGEFSQRVFLNGKLNLIQTDAINNLINATNDASAKIALNNLQNKNTHLISTYRDELLDIIANIEVNIDYPEYDGIGDLTTQELNQQLLGLKQKINDLVNISKVGKMINDGINVLILGKPNVGKSSLLNALMNEDKAIVSDLPGTTRDIVEGKINLGALTLNIIDTAGLRETVDKIEQIGIDKARQQAINADLILIVADNYADLINLNPDLKELIKDKEYLLVLNKSDLLVPQAQTEKLEQNILLISALKRDIKALIDKVLNLYNTAQITKDDQLVLSNIKQISLLEKVANSIKNAYNNNTSGFPVDIINVDLHEAWEILGDILGENYEDDLLTTIFNKYCLGK, encoded by the coding sequence ATGTTTGAAGATACAATAATTGCCCCAGCAACTGCAATGGTTAAACAAGCAATTGCCATTATTCGTATGTCGGGAAGTGATAGTTATAAAATTATTAATAAAATTTTTTCAAAAAAGGTTACTCCCCATGGTAATCAAGTTTGTTATGGTTATTTAAAAGATGGTAACGAAATTATTGACCAGGTTATTTTAGTTTGTTTTGAAAAGCCTAATTCTTTTACTGGGGAAGATATTATTGAAATAAACTGTCATGGGGGTGTATTAGTTACAAACAATATTATTAAGTTATTGTTAAAAAATGGTGCGCGCTTAGCAAACAGAGGTGAATTTTCTCAACGAGTATTTTTGAATGGTAAGCTTAATTTAATTCAAACGGATGCTATTAATAATTTAATCAATGCAACAAATGATGCTAGTGCAAAAATTGCTTTAAACAATTTACAAAATAAAAATACGCACTTAATCAGTACTTATCGTGATGAGTTATTAGATATTATTGCTAATATTGAAGTAAATATTGATTATCCTGAATATGATGGCATTGGTGATTTGACAACGCAAGAATTAAACCAACAGTTATTAGGGTTAAAACAAAAGATTAATGATTTAGTTAATATTAGTAAAGTTGGGAAAATGATTAATGATGGAATTAATGTTTTAATTTTAGGGAAACCAAATGTTGGAAAGTCATCATTATTAAATGCCTTAATGAACGAGGATAAAGCGATTGTTTCGGATTTACCAGGAACAACAAGAGATATTGTTGAGGGAAAAATTAATTTGGGGGCCTTAACATTAAATATTATTGATACTGCTGGGTTACGTGAAACAGTTGATAAAATTGAACAAATTGGAATTGATAAAGCCCGCCAACAAGCTATTAATGCGGATTTAATTTTAATTGTTGCGGATAATTATGCGGATTTAATTAATTTAAATCCAGATCTTAAAGAATTAATTAAAGATAAGGAGTACTTGTTAGTTTTAAATAAAAGTGATTTACTTGTTCCACAAGCTCAAACTGAGAAGTTAGAGCAAAATATTCTTCTTATTTCAGCGTTAAAGCGGGATATTAAAGCATTAATTGACAAAGTTTTAAATTTATATAATACAGCTCAGATTACAAAAGATGATCAACTAGTTTTATCAAATATAAAACAAATTTCTTTATTAGAGAAGGTAGCAAATTCAATAAAAAATGCATATAATAATAATACGAGTGGATTTCCGGTTGATATTATTAATGTCGACTTACATGAGGCTTGAGAAATATTGGGTGATATTCTAGGTGAAAACTATGAAGATGACTTATTAACAACAATTTTTAATAAGTATTGCCTAGGAAAATAG
- a CDS encoding rod shape-determining protein: MRPETRPFISLDLGTANVLAYVSGQGVVYSEPSLMAYNNKTNSLIALGKAAYDMVGKTHGDIRMVTPLIDGVIADMEAAQDLLKHIFSRMKMINIWKNAIVLLACPSGVTELEREALKNVAKEMGAELVIIEEEAKMAALGAGINIELPQGHLIIDIGGGTSDLAIISSGDIVVSKSIKVAGNYFDDDIRKYIRSEYNIAIGQKTAEDVKKLIGSLVKYHNERSMQIYGRDIISGLPKEAKISSEEIRNVLLNAFSKITDLLIELLENTPPELAGDIMRNGITVCGGGALIRNIDKYFFDIFQLPTKTASDPLNCVIEGTKIFEKTIKKNIENGLYNFQEKGLLSSLGKKKINWNKKILG, encoded by the coding sequence GTGAGACCAGAAACTAGACCATTTATTTCTCTTGACTTAGGAACTGCTAATGTCTTAGCATATGTTTCAGGACAAGGTGTAGTCTACAGTGAACCATCATTAATGGCTTATAACAATAAAACTAATAGTTTAATTGCTTTAGGAAAAGCTGCCTATGATATGGTAGGAAAAACACACGGAGATATCAGAATGGTAACACCATTAATAGATGGAGTTATCGCAGACATGGAAGCTGCACAAGATTTATTAAAACATATCTTTTCAAGAATGAAAATGATTAATATTTGAAAAAATGCTATTGTATTATTAGCATGTCCAAGTGGAGTTACTGAACTTGAAAGAGAAGCATTAAAAAATGTTGCTAAAGAAATGGGAGCTGAATTAGTTATCATCGAAGAAGAAGCTAAAATGGCCGCTTTAGGAGCAGGAATTAATATTGAATTACCTCAAGGACATTTAATCATTGATATTGGGGGAGGAACAAGTGATTTAGCTATTATTTCATCAGGTGATATTGTAGTTTCAAAATCAATTAAAGTTGCCGGAAACTATTTTGATGATGATATTCGTAAATACATTCGCTCAGAATATAATATTGCTATTGGGCAAAAAACAGCTGAAGATGTTAAAAAATTAATTGGTTCATTAGTTAAATACCATAACGAAAGATCAATGCAAATCTACGGACGTGATATTATTTCAGGATTACCAAAAGAAGCAAAAATCTCTTCAGAAGAAATAAGAAATGTTTTATTAAATGCATTTTCTAAAATTACAGACTTATTAATTGAATTATTAGAAAATACACCACCAGAATTAGCTGGGGATATTATGAGAAATGGAATTACAGTTTGTGGCGGAGGAGCTTTAATTAGAAATATTGATAAATATTTCTTTGATATCTTCCAATTACCAACTAAAACAGCTTCAGATCCATTAAATTGTGTTATTGAAGGAACAAAAATCTTCGAAAAAACAATTAAGAAAAACATCGAAAATGGTTTATATAATTTCCAAGAAAAAGGATTATTATCATCATTAGGTAAAAAGAAAATAAATTGAAACAAAAAAATATTAGGTTAA
- a CDS encoding DDE-type integrase/transposase/recombinase, with protein sequence MKENNIQAEYVKRMRRKILIKQNRNKNIIKYPDLVNRNFNDIKERFSILFTDVTYLIWNGKKHYQSIILDGYTKEIIDVKWSKFNNNKLVIDNLNDAINKIKKIKKDLNKITIHSDHRHQYTSKDYNSKCLDNKIIISMGKNYHCADNIIIESFHSLLKKGTIHNKNYKSHNEYINDVKKWNKWYSNQKEKYIINESL encoded by the coding sequence ATGAAAGAAAATAATATTCAAGCTGAATATGTAAAGCGTATGCGTAGAAAAATATTAATAAAACAAAATAGAAATAAAAATATAATTAAATATCCTGATTTAGTAAATCGTAATTTTAATGATATTAAAGAAAGATTTTCAATTTTATTTACTGATGTAACTTATTTAATTTGAAATGGTAAAAAACATTATCAATCAATAATACTTGATGGATATACTAAAGAAATTATTGATGTAAAATGATCAAAATTTAATAATAACAAACTTGTAATTGATAATTTAAATGATGCAATTAATAAAATTAAAAAAATAAAAAAAGATTTAAATAAAATAACAATTCATTCAGATCACAGACATCAATATACATCTAAAGATTACAATAGTAAATGTTTAGATAACAAAATTATAATTTCAATGGGTAAAAATTATCATTGTGCAGACAACATTATTATTGAAAGTTTTCATTCATTACTTAAAAAAGGAACAATCCATAATAAAAATTATAAATCTCATAATGAATATATTAATGATGTTAAAAAATGAAATAAATGATATTCAAACCAAAAAGAAAAATATATAATAAATGAAAGTTTGTAA
- a CDS encoding RNA methyltransferase — translation MDYREINSTQNEHIKLLAKLKEKKYRKEFNLALIEGWNIIDEALQRGLLVEILTTKTKHLKLKNLKGVLLTISSEPILAKLSQSKNSQNIIGVIDLQKLSQQNNFDFSQNILLLENIQDPGNLGTLIRTGLGFGFTNIILYNHSVDLFNDKVLRASQGAIFKTAIKEVNLNEIKTLQLKQYKIITTGLKQERILLQDCQFNPNEHYILALGNEGHGLLTTLQAISDYNVQIKINPQFESLNVAQAGTILMYEINRQMEEK, via the coding sequence ATGGATTATCGCGAAATTAATTCGACCCAAAATGAACATATTAAATTATTAGCGAAATTAAAAGAAAAAAAATATCGGAAAGAGTTTAATTTAGCCTTAATTGAAGGTTGAAACATTATTGATGAAGCATTACAGCGTGGTCTTTTGGTTGAAATTTTAACAACAAAAACAAAGCACCTAAAATTAAAAAATCTGAAGGGTGTTTTATTAACAATATCTTCCGAGCCGATTTTAGCGAAATTAAGTCAAAGTAAAAACAGCCAAAATATTATTGGCGTAATTGATTTACAGAAACTTAGTCAACAAAATAATTTTGACTTTAGTCAAAATATTCTTTTATTAGAAAACATTCAAGATCCTGGTAATTTAGGGACATTAATCCGAACTGGCCTTGGTTTTGGTTTTACTAATATTATTTTATATAATCATTCTGTTGACCTTTTTAATGACAAAGTCTTACGGGCTAGTCAAGGCGCTATTTTTAAAACGGCTATTAAAGAAGTCAATTTAAATGAAATTAAAACATTACAATTAAAACAGTATAAAATAATTACAACGGGGTTAAAACAAGAAAGAATTTTGTTGCAAGATTGTCAGTTTAATCCAAATGAACACTATATATTAGCCTTAGGAAATGAAGGGCATGGTCTTTTAACCACTTTGCAAGCGATTAGTGATTATAATGTCCAAATTAAAATTAATCCTCAGTTTGAATCATTAAATGTTGCCCAAGCAGGAACAATTTTAATGTATGAAATTAATCGTCAGATGGAGGAGAAATAA